Proteins encoded together in one Camelina sativa cultivar DH55 chromosome 9, Cs, whole genome shotgun sequence window:
- the LOC104714244 gene encoding 2-dehydro-3-deoxyphosphooctonate aldolase 1-like isoform X2 — protein MAAPSPLYNQLKAAEPFFLLAGPNVIESEEHILRMAKHIKDIATKVGLPLVFKSSFDKANRTSSKSFRGPGMAEGLKILEKVKVAYDLPIVTDVHESSQCEAVGKVADIIQIPAFLCRQTDLLVAAAQTGKIINIKKGQFCAPSVMENSAEKIRLAGNPNVMVCERGTMFGYNDLIVDPRNFEWMREANCPVVADITHSLQQPAGKKLDGGGVASGGLRELIPCIARTAVAVGVDGIFMEVHDDPLSAPVDGPTQWPLRDLEELLEELIAIARVTKGKQRFQIDLTPYHD, from the exons ATGGCGGCACCGTCACCATTGTACAATCAACTCAAG GCTGCTGAACCATTCTTTTTGTTGGCTGGTCCAAATGTGATCGAATCCGAGGAACATATTCTTCGAATGGCAAAGCATATTAAAGACATTGCCACAAA AGTTGGGTTGCCGCTTGTTTTCAAGTCAAGTTTTGATAAAGCTAACAGAACTTCTTCAAAGTCATTCCGAGGTCCTGGCATGGCGGAGGGTCTGAAG ATTCTTGAGAAGGTGAAAGTAGCATATGACCTACCAATAGTAACTGATGTTCACGAATCAAGCCAG tgtGAAGCAGTCGGCAAGGTTGCAGATATAATTCAGATTCCAGCATTCTTATGTCGCCAG ACAGATCTTCTGGTTGCAGCAGCACAAACTGGGAAAattatcaatattaaaaaagGACAATTCTGTGCTCCTTCT GTCATGGAAAATTCAGCCGAGAAGATCAGACTGGCTGGGAATCCAAATGTGATGGTTTGTGAAAGAGGAACCATGTTTGGATACA ATGATTTGATAGTAGATCCAAGAAACTTTGAGTGGATGAGGGAAGCTAATTGTCCTGTT GTCGCTGATATAACCCATTCACTACAACAACCTGCAGGCAAGAAG TTGGATGGTGGTGGTGTTGCTAGTGGAGGCCTTCGCGAGTTAATACCATGCATTGCAAGAACAGCTGTAGCAGTTGGCGTCGATGGAATTTTCATGGAG GTTCATGATGATCCTCTAAGTGCTCCAGTTGATGGTCCAACTCAATGG CCTTTACGTGATCTAGAAGAACTCCTGGAAGAGCTCATCGCGATTGCT AGGGTTACGAAAGGGAAACAGCGGTTCCAAATCGATCTCACACCCTACCATGATTAA
- the LOC104714244 gene encoding 2-dehydro-3-deoxyphosphooctonate aldolase 1-like isoform X1, translating into MAKHIKDIATKVGLPLVFKSSFDKANRTSSKSFRGPGMAEGLKILEKVKVAYDLPIVTDVHESSQCEAVGKVADIIQIPAFLCRQTDLLVAAAQTGKIINIKKGQFCAPSVMENSAEKIRLAGNPNVMVCERGTMFGYNDLIVDPRNFEWMREANCPVVADITHSLQQPAGKKLDGGGVASGGLRELIPCIARTAVAVGVDGIFMEVHDDPLSAPVDGPTQWPLRDLEELLEELIAIARVTKGKQRFQIDLTPYHD; encoded by the exons ATGGCAAAGCATATTAAAGACATTGCCACAAA AGTTGGGTTGCCGCTTGTTTTCAAGTCAAGTTTTGATAAAGCTAACAGAACTTCTTCAAAGTCATTCCGAGGTCCTGGCATGGCGGAGGGTCTGAAG ATTCTTGAGAAGGTGAAAGTAGCATATGACCTACCAATAGTAACTGATGTTCACGAATCAAGCCAG tgtGAAGCAGTCGGCAAGGTTGCAGATATAATTCAGATTCCAGCATTCTTATGTCGCCAG ACAGATCTTCTGGTTGCAGCAGCACAAACTGGGAAAattatcaatattaaaaaagGACAATTCTGTGCTCCTTCT GTCATGGAAAATTCAGCCGAGAAGATCAGACTGGCTGGGAATCCAAATGTGATGGTTTGTGAAAGAGGAACCATGTTTGGATACA ATGATTTGATAGTAGATCCAAGAAACTTTGAGTGGATGAGGGAAGCTAATTGTCCTGTT GTCGCTGATATAACCCATTCACTACAACAACCTGCAGGCAAGAAG TTGGATGGTGGTGGTGTTGCTAGTGGAGGCCTTCGCGAGTTAATACCATGCATTGCAAGAACAGCTGTAGCAGTTGGCGTCGATGGAATTTTCATGGAG GTTCATGATGATCCTCTAAGTGCTCCAGTTGATGGTCCAACTCAATGG CCTTTACGTGATCTAGAAGAACTCCTGGAAGAGCTCATCGCGATTGCT AGGGTTACGAAAGGGAAACAGCGGTTCCAAATCGATCTCACACCCTACCATGATTAA
- the LOC104714243 gene encoding uncharacterized protein LOC104714243 produces the protein MAFLLPNLSPSFLLQTGKSLKEKPMSNQALSSSSSSSSNSYEFEEDTLSPLSLSSVQAPPPVRGAQVKTKPSAQDKYQHGKDEFYINLGLAVRTLREDLPLLFTKDLNYDIYRDDITLVDPMNTFSGIENYKLIFWALRFHGKILFRDISLEIFRVWQPSENMILIRWNLKGVPRVPWEAKGEFQGTSRYKLDRNGKIYEHKVDNLAFNFPHQLKPATSVLDMVTACPASPNPTFMFGTVDSYSSSWIEFYKAVQRTLDKQEEQILVQDHFAACT, from the exons ATGGCGTTTCTTCTCCCCAACCTCTCTCCTTCGTTCCTTCTTCAGACCGGGAAATCACTCAAAGAAAAACCCATGTCCAACCAAGCTTTAtcatcgtcgtcttcgtcttcttccaaTAGCTATGAGTTCGAAGAAGATACTCTCTCtccactttctctctctagtgTCCAGGCTCCTCCACCTGTTCGAGGTGCGCAGGTTAAGACCAAACCGAGTGCGCAGGACAAGTACCAGCACGGCAAAGATGAGTTCTACATCAATCTCGGTTTAGCTGTTCGTACCCTTCGTGAAGATTTGCCTCTTCTCTTCACCAAAGACCTCAATTACGACATTTACAG GGATGATATAACATTAGTGGATCCAATGAACACATTCTCTGGGATTGAGAACTACAAATTGATCTTCTGGGCACTCAGGTTTCATGGGAAGATTCTCTTCAGAGATATCTCACTTGAGATCTTCAGGGTTTGGCAACCATCAGAGAACATGATTCTCATCAGGTGGAATCTTAAAGGTGTACCTAGAGTTCCGTGGGAGGCAAAGGGAGAGTTTCAGGGTACTTCTCGCTATAAACTCGATCGGAATGGCAAAATCTATGAGCATAAAGTCGATAACTTGGCCTTCAACTTCCCTCACCAGCTCAAACCTGCCACTTCTGTTTTGGATATGGTCACTGCTTGCCCTGCAAGTCCCAATCCAACTTTCATGTTTGGCACCGTGGATTCATATTCATCTTCTTGGATTGAGTTCTATAAAGCAGTGCAAAGGACATTAGACAAGCAAGAAGAGCAAATACTTGTGCAAGACCATTTCGCCGCATGCACATAA
- the LOC104714245 gene encoding metal tolerance protein 9-like has product MAATEHLGLSGEDYNVDLLPNNDDDSPPSSWRLSLDTFRLPSSSPLSSGRHNGRTRLSRYLRTPKKERKVSEYYKNQEKLLEGFNEMETINETGFVSGAPSEEELKKLAKSERLAVHISNAANLVLFVAKVYASVESRSMAVIASTLDSLLDLLSGFILWFTANAMRTPNNFRYPIGKRRMQPVGIIVFASVMATLGLQVILESTRLLVSKNGSHMSSTEEKWMIGIMASATVVKFLLMLYCRSFQNDIVRAYAQDHLFDVVTNSVGLATAVLAVKFYWWIDPSGAIVIALYTISTWARTVLENVHSLIGRSAPPDFLAKLTFLIWNHHEKIKHIDTVRAYTFGSHYFVEVDIVLPEDMRLHEAHNIGETLQEKLEQLAEVERAFVHIDFEFTHRPEHKCKV; this is encoded by the exons ATGGCGGCGACGGAGCATCTCGGCCTCAGTGGAGAAGACTACAATGTCGACCTTTTGCCAAACAACGACGACGATTCGCCGCCTTCTTCATGGCGTCTCAGTCTCGATACATTTCgcctcccttcttcttctccgttgtCCTCTGGTCGCCACAACGGCCGTACTCGCTTGTCTCGTTATCTCCGGACTCCGA AAAAGGAACGTAAAGTCTCTGAGTATTACAAGAACCAAGAGAAGCTCCTTGAGGGTTTCAATGAGATGGAGACAATTAACGAAACTGGTTTTGTTTCTGGAGCTCCATCTGAG gaagaactgaagaagcttGCCAAGAGTGAGAGGCTCGCAGTTCACATCTCAAACGCAGCAAACCTTGTGCTTTTTGTAGCTAAGGTTTATGCCTCTGTGGAGAGTAGATCTATGGCTGTGATTGCTTCCACTCTGGACTCTCTCTTAGATCTCTTGTCTGGATTTATTCTATGGTTTACTGCTAATGCCATGAGAACACCAAACAATTTTCGCTATCCAATTGGAAAACGGCGCATGCAACCTGTG GGGATTATTGTGTTTGCATCTGTGATGGCAACTCTTGGACTACAAGTGATACTAGAGTCAACCAGGCTACTTGTTTCCAAG AACGGTTCTCATATGAGTAGCACGGAAGAAAAATGGATGATTGGAATAATGGCTTCTGCTACAGTCGTCAAGTTTCTACTCATGCTTTACTGCAGGAGTTTCCAGAACGATATTGTTAGGGCCTATGCACAAGATCACCTATTTGATGTTGTCACCAATTCAGTCGGTTTAGCAACAGCCGTATTAGCTGTAAAGTTCTACTGGTGGATTGATCCCTCTGGCGCTATAGTA ATTGCTCTGTACACAATCAGCACATGGGCAAGAACGGTTTTAGAGAATGTCCATTCACTGATAGGACGCTCAGCGCCACCGGATTTCCTGGCGAAACTAACGTTCTTGATATGGAACCATCACGAGAAGATAAAACACATAGACACAGTGAGAGCTTACACGTTTGGGTCACACTACTTTGTGGAAGTTGACATTGTTTTGCCAGAGGACATGAGGCTACACGAAGCTCACAACATAGGAGAGACTCTTCAGGAGAAGCTGGAACAACTCGCTGAGGTTGAGAGAGCTTTTGTCCATATTGACTTTGAGTTTACTCATCGCCCAGAACACAAGTGCAAGGTTTAA
- the LOC104714247 gene encoding glyceraldehyde-3-phosphate dehydrogenase GAPCP1, chloroplastic, with protein sequence MAFSSLLRSAAAASTVASPRADFFSSPASDHSKVSSNLGFSRNLKSSRFSSGISSSLQKCNARSVQPIKATATEVPPAVKRSSSSGKTKVGINGFGRIGRLVLRIATSRDDIEVVAVNDPFIDAKYMAYMLKYDSTHGNFKGSINVIDDSTLEINGKKVNVVSKRDPAEIPWADLGADYVVESSGVFTTLSKAASHLKGGAKKVIISAPSADAPMFVVGVNEKTYQPNMDIVSNASCTTNCLAPLAKVVHEEFGIVEGLMTTVHATTATQKTVDGPSMKDWRGGRGASQNIIPSSTGAAKAVGKVLPELNGKLTGMAFRVPTPNVSVVDLTCRLEKGASYEDVKAAIKYASEGPLKGILGYTDEDVVSNDFVGDSRSSIFDANAGIGLSKSFVKLVSWYDNEWGYSNRVLDLIEHMALVAASH encoded by the exons ATGgccttctcttctctcctcaGATCTGCCGCCGCCGCCTCCACGGTTGCTTCTCCTCGCGCTGACTTTTTCTCCTCCCCGGCCTCTGATCATTCTAAG gTGTCGTCAAATCTTGGGTTTAGTCGTAACCtgaaatcatcaagattttcaTCTGGGATATCTTCATCTCTACA AAAATGCAATGCAAGAAGTGTTCAACCTATCAAAGCGACGGCTACAGAAGTGCCACCTGCAGTTAAAC GGTCGAGTAGCAGTGGAAAGACAAAGGTTGGGATCAACG GTTTTGGTCGGATTGGAAGGTTGGTACTCCGCATTGCAACATCCAGGGATGATATTGAGGTTGTGGCAGTGAATGACCCATTCATTGATGCCAAATACATG GCTTACATGTTGAAGTATGATTCTACTCATGGAAATTTTAAGGGAAGCATCAATGTCATTGATGATTCTACTTTGGAGATCAATGGGAAGAAGGTCAATGTTGTGAGCAAGAG AGATCCAGCTGAGATCCCATGGGCTGATCTTGGAGCTGATTATGTTGTTGAGTCTTCTGGTGTATTCACCACCCTGTCCAAGGCTGCATCCCATTTGAAG GGCGGTGCTAAGAAAGTTATAATTTCTGCCCCTTCAGCTGACGCACCTATGTTTGTTGTTGGAGTGAATGAGAAGACATACCAACCAAACATGGATATAGTCTCCAATGCAAGTTGTACCACCAATTGTCTTGCCCCTCTTGCCAAG GTGGTGCATGAGGAATTTGGTATTGTTGAAGGCTTGATGACAACTGTCCATGCAACTACAG CTACTCAGAAAACTGTTGATGGGCCATCAATGAAGGACTGGAGAGGAGGCCGGGGTGCTAGTCAAAACATCATTCCTAGCTCAACTGGCGCTGCGAAG GCTGTTGGTAAAGTTCTTCCAGAGCTGAATGGGAAACTTACGGGAATGGCCTTCCGTGTACCAACACCGAATGTTTCTGTTGTGGATTTAACTTGTCGACTTGAGAAGGGAGCCTCTTACGAAGATGTTAAAGCAGCCATTAA GTATGCCTCAGAAGGACCTCTTAAAGGCATTCTCGGGTACACAGATGAAGATGTCGTCTCCAACGATTTCGTCGGTGATTCAAG GTCCAGTATCTTTGACGCCAATGCTGGGATTGGATTGAGCAAGTCCTTTGTGAAACTTGTCTCTTGGTACGATAACGAATGGGGTTACAG CAACCGAGTTCTTGACCTTATAGAGCACATGGCATTGGTAGCAGCCAGCCACTAA
- the LOC104714249 gene encoding cyclin-A1-2-like: MSSSRKLSQENPIPRPNLAKTRTSSLRDVSNRRAPLGDITNQKPGSKISTSSSTLVHCSNKIGQLKKPPKPTLSRNWNCGLPPKPIAKSNVIVPCEDTELPQIDVNLLSSSPPLSSLDASPTQSDQLRSTHDSLESPKVEYMVESSTIALPEYAESSNSDFGNDDKIVNIDSNLMDPQLCGVFASDIYQHLRVSELEKRPALDYMERIQPNINASMRSILIDWLLEVAEEYRLSSETLFLAVNYVDRYLTGIVITKQNLQLLGVACMMIASKYEEVCVPQVEDFCYITDNTYLKNELLEMESSVLNYLKFELTTPTANCFLRRFLRAAQGGKEVPSLLSEYLACYLTELSLLDYAMLRYTPSLVAASAVFLTQHILHPSRKPWNATLEHYTSYKATHMEACVKDLLQLCHGNPSSDVVAVRKKYSQHNYKFAAKKLCPTSLPQELFLC, translated from the exons ATGTCTTCCTCGAGGAAACTATCCCAGGAGAATCCGATCCCTCGTCCGAACTTAGCCAAGACTCGAACCTCCTCACTCCGCGATGTTAGTAACCGTCGTGCTCCCCTTGGCGACATCACAAACCAGAAGCCTGGCTCGAAAATTTCTACATCGTCGTCTACTCTG GTGCATTGTTCGAATAAGATTGGCCAATTGAAGAAACCACCAAAGCCTACTTTGTCTCGTAACTGGAATTGCGGTTTACCTCCAAAGCCAATCGCGAAATCAAACGTAATCGTTCCTTGCGAAGACACAGAATTGCCTCAAATCGATGTTAATCTTCTATCTTCATCACCACCTCTATCATCCTTGGATGCCTCTCCCACTCAATCAGATCAGTTAAGATCCACTCATGACTCTTTGGAGAGTCCCAAAGTTGAATACATGGTCGAGAGCAGTACTATTGCTCTCCCGGAGTATGCAGAGTCATCAAACAGTGATTTTGGGAATGATGATAAGATTGTGAACATTGATAGTAACTTGATGGATCCACAGCTTTGTGGTGTCTTTGCTTCTGATATCTACCAGCATTTGCGTGTATCCGAG TTAGAAAAAAGACCGGCTCTGGATTACATGGAAAGAATTCAGCCAAACATCAATGCTAGTATGCGTTCTATACTGATTGACTGGCTCCTGG AGGTTGCTGAAGAGTATCGGCTTTCGTCTGAGACGTTATTCTTGGCAGTGAACTATGTAGATCGGTATCTTACGGGGATTGTAATAACCAAGCAAAATCTGCAGTTACTTGGTGTTGCCTGCATGATGATAGCATC AAAATACGAAGAAGTGTGTGTGCCCCAAGTGGAGGATTTTTGTTACATCACTGATAACACATACTTAAAAAACGAG CTTTTGGAGATGGAGTCTTCTGTTCTGAACTACTTGAAGTTCGAATTAACAACTCCAACAGCAAACTGTTTCTTGAG GCGCTTTCTTCGTGCTGCTCAAGGCGGAAAGGAG GTACCATCACTGCTGTCCGAGTATCTAGCCTGCTATCTCACCGAATTATCGCTGTTAGATTACGCTATGCTACGATACACTCCATCACTCGTTGCAGCCTCTGCAGTTTTCTTGACACAACACATACTACACCCTTCAAGAAAACCATGG AACGCTACGTTAGAGCATTACACATCCTACAAGGCTACACATATGGAAGCATGCGTGAAGGATCTTCTTCAGTTGTGTCATGGGAATCCCTCATCTGATGTAGTTGCAGTCAGAAAGAAGTACAGTCAACACAAC TACAAGTTTGCAGCAAAAAAGCTTTGCCCCACATCACTACCGCAAGAGCTATTCCTTTGCTAG
- the LOC104714250 gene encoding pentatricopeptide repeat-containing protein At1g79540-like → MKPQMLFRSVIQFYSKPSWMMQRSYSSGNSEFNISGEVISILSKKKPIEPALEPLVPFLSNRIITSVIKDEVVNPRLGFRFFIWASRRERLRSRESFGLVIDMLSQDNGCDLYWQTLEELKSGGVSVVSYCFCVLISAYAKMGMAEKAVETFGRMKEFDCRPDVFTYNVILRVMMREEVFFMLAFAVYNEMLKCNCSPNLYTFGILMDGLYKKGRTTDAQKMFDDMTGRGISPNRVIYTILISGLCQRGSAEDARKLFYEMKASGNSPDFVAHNALLDGFCKLGRMVEAFELLQLFEEDGFVLGLRGYSSLIDGLFKASRYTQAFELYANMMKKNIKPDVILYTILIQGLSKAGKIGDALKLLSSMASKGISPDTYCYNAVIKALCERGLLEEARSLQLEMSETESFPDGCTHTILICSMCRNGLVRKAEEIFVEIEKSGCSPSVATFNALIDGLCKSGELKEARLLLHKMEVGRPASLFLRLSHSGNRSFDNMVESGSILKAYRDLAHFADTGNSPDIYTYNVLINGFCRAGDIDGALKLLNVLQVKGLSPDSVTYNTLINGLYRVGREEEAFKIFYAKDDFRHSPAVYRSLMKWSCRKRKVLVAFSLWMKYLKKISCLDDETAKEIEQCFKEGETERALRRLIELDTRKDELTLGPYSIWLIGLCQTGRFQEAMMVFSVLREKKILVTPPSCVKLIHGLCKREQLDAAIDVFLYTLDNNFKLMPSVCNYLLCSLLQSREKMETVSQLINRMERAGYDVDSMLRFKLLKLHRHRKQVMIYP, encoded by the exons ATGAAACCACAGATGTTATTTCGATCAGTCATTCAGTTCTATTCAAAGCCGTCATGGATGATGCAACGTTCCTACTCTTCCGGTAACTCGGAATTCAATATCTCAGGCGAGGTCATCAGTATCTTATCCAAGAAGAAACCCATAGAGCCAGCTTTGGAGCCGCTTGTTCCGTTTCTCTCGAATAGAATCATCACATCTGTAATCAAAGATGAGGTGGTCAATCCACGATTAGGATTCCGTTTCTTTATATGGGCGTCGAGAAGAGAGCGTCTCAGGAGCCGAGAGTCTTTTGGTTTGGTCATTGATATGCTCTCTCAAGATAATGGTTGCGATCTTTATTGGCAGACCTTGGAGGAGCTCAAATCTGGTGGTGTCTCTGTCGTTTCTTATTGTTTCTGCGTTTTGATCTCAGCTTATGCTAAGATGGGTATGGCGGAGAAGGCTGTGGAAACGTTTGGAAGGATGAAGGAGTTTGATTGTAGACCCGATGTGTTCACGTACAACGTGATATTGCGAGTCATGATGCGTGAAGAGGTCTTTTTTATGTTGGCTTTTGCTGTGTACAATGAGATGCTCAAGTGCAATTGTTCACCTAATCTATACACGTTTGGTATTTTGATGGATGGGTTGTATAAGAAAGGGAGAACCACTGATGCACAGAAGATGTTCGACGATATGACTGGTAGAGGGATTTCGCCTAACAGAGTTATCTATACGATTCTCATTTCAGGTTTGTGTCAGAGGGGAAGTGCTGAGGATGCTAGAAAGCTATTTTACGAGATGAAAGCGAGCGGTAACTCTCCTGATTTCGTCGCACACAATGCTTTGCTTGATGGGTTTTGTAAATTAGGTCGGATGGTTGAAGCATTTGAGCTGTTGCAGCTTTTTGAGGAAGATGGTTTTGTGCTTGGTCTTCGAGGTTATAGCAGTTTAATTGATGGATTGTTCAAAGCTAGTAGATACACTCAAGCATTTGAGTTGTATGCaaatatgatgaagaagaatatcAAGCCTGACGTCATTTTGTATACGATTTTGATTCAAGGGTTATCTAAAGCAGGTAAGATTGGGGATGCATTGAAGCTGTTAAGCAGCATGGCAAGTAAGGGGATTAGCCCGGATACCTACTGCTACAATGCTGTTATAAAGGCTCTGTGTGAGAGGGGGCTTTTGGAAGAGGCTCGGTCCCTCCAACTCGAGATGTCAGAAACTGAATCCTTCCCTGATGGGTGCACGCACACTATTCTCATTTGTAGCATGTGCAGGAATGGGCTGGTTAGGAAAGCTGAAGAAATTTTTGTGGAGATTGAGAAGAGTGGTTGTTCTCCTTCGGTTGCTACGTTTAATGCTTTAATCGATGGACTGTGCAAGTCCGGTGAGCTCAAGGAAGCCAGGTTATTGCTGCATAAAATGGAGGTGGGGAGACCTGCTTCCTTGTTTCTAAGGCTTTCGCACAGTGGAAACCGGAGTTTTGACAACATGGTTGAATCCGGTTCGATTCTCAAGGCATACAGGGATCTTGCACATTTTGCTGATACCGGGAATTCTCCAGACATTTATACTTACAATGTTCTTATAAACGGGTTCTGCAGAGCGGGAGACATTGACGGTGCTCTCAAGCTTCTCAATGTGCTTCAAGTGAAGGGTTTATCCCCTGACAGCGTCACTTACAACACTCTCATCAACGGACTTTATAGAGTcggcagagaagaagaagcttttaaaATCTTCTACGCTAAAGATGATTTTAGACACAGTCCAGCGGTTTACAGATCGCTCATGAAATG GTCATGTCGGAAAAGAAAGGTCTTGGTGGCTTTTAGTCTATGGATGAAATACCTAAAGAAAATATCTTGTCTGGATGATGAAACAGCTAAGGAGATTGAACAGTGTTTCAAGGAAGGGGAAACCGAGAGAGCTTTAAGACGACTTATTGAATTGGATACCAGAAAAGACGAGTTAACTTTAGGACCTTACTCAATATGGCTGATCGGGTTATGCCAAACAGGGAGATTTCAGGAGGCCATGATGGTATTTTCAGTTTTAAGGGAGAAGAAGATCCTCGTCACACCTCCGAGTTGTGTCAAATTGATTCATGGACTCTGCAAAAGAGAACAACTTGATGCAGCAATAGATGTGTTCTTATACACTCTAGATAACAACTTCAAGCTGATGCCTAGTGTTTGCAACTACCTCCTATGCTCCCTCCTGCAGTCAagagaaaaaatggaaactGTTTCTCAACTTATAAACAGGATGGAGCGTGCAGGGTACGATGTTGACTCGATGCTTCGATTCAAGCTTTTGAAACTTCATAGACATAGAAAGCAGGTCATGATATATCCTTAG
- the LOC104714251 gene encoding phosphoglycerate kinase, cytosolic → MATKRSVGTLKEADLKGKSVFVRVDLNVPLDDNSNITDDTRIRAAVPTIKYLMGNGSRVVLCSHLGRPKGVTPKYSLKPLVPRLSQLLGVEVVMANDSIGEEVQKLVAGLPEGGVLLLENVRFYAEEEKNDPEFAKKLAALADVYVNDAFGTAHRAHASTEGVAKYLKPSVAGFLMQKELDYLVGAVANPKKPFAAIVGGSKVSTKIGVIESLLSSVDILLLGGGMIYTFYKAQGYSVGSSLLEEDKLDLAKSLMEKAKAKGVSLLLPTDVVIADKFAPDANSKIVPASAIPDGWMGLDIGPDSIKTFSEALDTTKTIIWNGPMGVFEFEKFAAGTEAVAKQLAELSGKGVTTIIGGGDSVAAVEKVGLADKMSHISTGGGASLELLEGKPLPGVLALDEA, encoded by the exons ATGGCGACGAAGAGAAGCGTTGGAACTTTGAAGGAAGCGGATCTGAAGGGAAAGAGTGTGTTCGTGAGGGTTGATCTCAACGTTCCTTTGGATGATAACTCTAACATCACCGATGATACCAGGATTCGTGCCGCTGTTCCCACCATCAAGTATCTTATGGGAAACGGATCTAGGGTTGTTCTCTGCAGTCACTTG ggccGCCCCAAAGGTGTTACTCCAAAATACAGCTTGAAGCCTCTTGTGCCGAGATTATCTCAACTTCTTGGTGTTGag GTTGTAATGGCAAACGACTCTATTGGTGAGGAAGTCCAGAAGTTGGTTGCTGGACTACCAGAAGgtggtgttttgttgttggagaATGTGAGGTTCTATgcggaagaagagaagaatgatCCTGAATTTGCAAAGAAGCTTGCTGCTCTTGCTGATGTCTACGTTAATGATGCTTTCGGAACTGCTCACAGAGCTCATGCTTCCACTGAGGGAGTTGCCAAATATTTGAAGCCTTCAGTTGCTGGTTTCCTCATGCAGAAG GAACTTGATTACCTTGTCGGAGCTGTGGCAAACCCCAAGAAGCCTTTTGCTGCCATTGTTGGAGGCTCAAAGGTTTCAACAAAGATTGGTGTGATTGAGTCGCTCTTGTCCTCAGTTGACATCCTCCTGCTCGGTGGAGGTATGATTTACACTTTCTACAAGGCACAAGGATACTCAGTCGGATCTTCCCTTCTGGAAGAGGACAAGCTTGACTTGGCCAAGTCACTCATGGAGAAGGCAAAGGCCAAAGGTGTCTCTCTCTTGCTCCCAACCGATGTGGTTATTGCTGACAAGTTCGCTCCCGATGCTAACAGCAAG ATAGTGCCAGCCAGTGCCATCCCAGATGGGTGGATGGGTCTAGATATTGGTCCAGACTCCATCAAGACATTCAGCGAAGCTCTGgacacaaccaaaaccatcaTCTGGAATGGTCCCATGGGTGTTTTTGAATTCGAGAAGTTTGCAGCTGGAACTGAG GCTGTAGCAAAGCAGCTTGCAGAACTAAGCGGAAAGGGAGTAACCACAATCATTGGAGGAGGTGACTCTGTGGCTGCTGTCGAGAAGGTTGGTTTGGCTGACAAGATGAGTCACATCTCTACCGGTGGTGGTGCTAGTTTGGAGCTTCTTGAGGGCAAGCCACTTCCAGGAGTTCTCGCTCTAGACGAGGCTTGA